In Pelagibius sp. CAU 1746, the following proteins share a genomic window:
- a CDS encoding ferredoxin: MSIAAGAVARIEAAAGPQGLILRGAFHCDADDEVPPLADGRESRTLVLLGNHGGGLWAQFQAAAEARDGRPDPLNRWSERVIGALAREAGGQALFPFGGPPYLPFLRWAQRAEAVAPSPLGMLIHPDYGLWHAYRGAVALPEALELPARDERPRPCESCAERPCLTACPVGAFTAAGYEVTACAEHVAAPAGIDCLSRGCQARRACPVGRSYRYTDAQMRFHMEAFISARRP; the protein is encoded by the coding sequence TTGAGCATCGCCGCCGGGGCCGTGGCGCGGATCGAGGCAGCGGCGGGGCCGCAGGGCTTGATTCTGCGCGGCGCCTTCCATTGCGATGCGGATGACGAGGTGCCGCCTTTGGCGGATGGGCGGGAGAGCCGCACCTTGGTCCTGCTCGGCAACCACGGCGGCGGGCTCTGGGCGCAGTTCCAGGCGGCGGCGGAGGCGCGGGACGGCCGGCCGGACCCGCTGAACCGCTGGAGCGAAAGAGTGATCGGCGCGCTGGCGCGGGAGGCCGGGGGGCAGGCGTTGTTTCCGTTCGGCGGGCCGCCATATCTGCCGTTTCTGCGCTGGGCGCAGCGTGCCGAGGCGGTGGCGCCGTCGCCCCTGGGCATGCTGATTCATCCTGACTACGGCCTCTGGCACGCCTACCGCGGAGCCGTGGCGCTGCCCGAGGCGTTGGAGCTGCCGGCCCGCGATGAACGACCCCGCCCCTGCGAGAGCTGCGCCGAACGGCCTTGCCTGACGGCCTGTCCGGTCGGCGCCTTTACAGCCGCCGGCTATGAGGTTACGGCTTGTGCGGAGCATGTCGCCGCGCCGGCCGGAATCGATTGTCTGAGCCGCGGCTGCCAAGCGCGGCGAGCCTGCCCGGTGGGGCGAAGCTATCGCTATACCGACGCTCAGATGCGCTTCCATATGGAGGCCTTCATCAGCGCCCGCCGCCCTTGA
- a CDS encoding trimethylamine methyltransferase family protein codes for MLEEGHASMARNRRGRGAERPRTSVAPAGLSGGSYRPLKERDLARIVAAAMEVLERTGIEVAASPCRETFRAAGCRVDDDNNRVHIPHELVEAALKTAAREVLLAGRAPQHDLHLGGQRVYMGTGGQAVKILDLDGKVRETRLSDNYDIGRLCDTLEHIHFYMRPVVPRDLANEQIDINQFYACLAATEKHVMANAYLPEKVAEQRALGEMLAGGKESFDARPLISYSACWTVSPLRYATETVEILDRIVAHNLPVVISSAPQAGATSPAALAGTLVQITAEQLSGFVYVNLLNPGHPLIMGCVPAQADLRSGAFVGGSAEFALLNAACAQIAQHLEVPVYNSSGISDSKVPDAQAGAEKGITGLAAALAGSNYIHHSAGFLESLLTVAYEQYVIDNDVNGEIMRMLKGIEVTEDSLSLDVIDEVCKGPGHFLGHPQTLSLMNSEYLYPSLLNRDSRDDWEMKGARDIREAARDRARKVLAEHWPEVIPEDLDAEIRRRFDILLPRNAMRPAA; via the coding sequence ATGCTTGAGGAAGGGCACGCCAGCATGGCACGCAACCGGCGCGGACGCGGCGCGGAACGACCCAGGACTTCAGTGGCTCCGGCCGGCCTTTCCGGAGGCAGCTACAGACCGCTCAAGGAGCGCGACCTGGCGCGTATCGTCGCGGCTGCGATGGAGGTTCTGGAGCGGACCGGCATCGAGGTGGCGGCGAGCCCCTGCCGCGAAACCTTCCGCGCCGCCGGCTGCCGTGTCGACGACGACAACAACCGCGTTCACATTCCCCACGAGCTGGTGGAAGCGGCGCTGAAGACGGCGGCACGCGAGGTGCTGCTGGCCGGGCGCGCTCCGCAGCACGACCTGCACCTGGGCGGCCAACGGGTCTACATGGGAACCGGCGGCCAGGCCGTGAAGATCCTCGACCTGGACGGCAAGGTCCGCGAGACGCGGCTCTCCGACAACTACGACATCGGCCGCCTCTGCGACACGCTGGAGCACATTCATTTCTACATGCGCCCGGTGGTGCCCCGGGATCTGGCCAACGAGCAGATCGACATCAATCAGTTCTACGCCTGCCTGGCCGCGACCGAGAAGCACGTCATGGCCAACGCCTATCTGCCGGAGAAGGTGGCCGAGCAGCGCGCGCTGGGCGAGATGCTGGCCGGCGGCAAGGAGTCCTTCGACGCCCGCCCGCTGATCTCCTATTCCGCCTGCTGGACCGTCAGCCCGCTGCGCTACGCCACCGAGACGGTGGAGATCCTGGACCGGATCGTCGCACACAACCTCCCGGTGGTGATTTCCTCGGCGCCCCAGGCCGGCGCCACTTCACCGGCGGCCCTGGCCGGCACCCTGGTGCAGATCACCGCCGAGCAGCTGTCCGGCTTCGTCTATGTGAACCTGTTGAACCCCGGCCATCCGCTGATCATGGGCTGCGTGCCCGCCCAGGCCGATCTGCGCAGCGGCGCCTTCGTCGGCGGCTCGGCGGAGTTCGCCCTCTTGAACGCCGCTTGCGCCCAGATCGCGCAGCACCTGGAGGTGCCGGTCTACAACTCCTCCGGCATCTCCGATTCCAAGGTGCCCGATGCCCAGGCCGGGGCGGAGAAGGGCATCACCGGGCTGGCCGCGGCGCTGGCCGGCTCCAACTACATCCATCACTCCGCCGGCTTCCTGGAAAGCCTGCTGACCGTCGCCTACGAGCAGTATGTCATCGACAACGACGTTAACGGCGAGATCATGCGGATGCTGAAAGGCATCGAGGTGACGGAGGACTCCCTCTCTCTGGACGTGATCGACGAGGTCTGCAAGGGGCCGGGCCACTTCCTCGGCCACCCGCAGACCTTGTCCCTCATGAACAGCGAGTACCTCTATCCCAGCCTGCTGAACCGGGACAGCCGCGACGACTGGGAGATGAAGGGCGCCCGCGACATTCGCGAGGCGGCGCGCGACCGCGCCCGCAAGGTCTTGGCCGAGCACTGGCCGGAGGTCATCCCCGAGGACCTGGACGCGGAAATCCGCCGCCGCTTCGATATCCTGCTGCCGCGCAACGCCATGCGTCCGGCGGCTTGA
- a CDS encoding cache domain-containing protein produces the protein MSINSLKSFGISRRVFLLIALAALGMIALTGFRLYQLDVGLVEQKRTELRQLVESAISVADGYQQRVGAGEMSLEEAQSATLAAIEAMRYNGSDYFWVNDYDAVVIMHPIKPALNGKDLTGLQDPNGLYIFREFVKVVRDQEAGYVGYYWPKPGAEQPVPKESFVKGFAPWGWIIGSGVYIDDLDAIFWQQARFESGIIAAMLLVMGVISFFIARSITQPINGMSGAMRALATGDLEVGIPGVGRHDEIGEMAGAVEVFKNNAIEQKRLEEESKLASQRAEQEKRQAMRKVADDFEASVKSVVESLSHTATEMQATAKSMSAAAGQTEEQAGSAAKASEDASGNVQTVATAAEELSSSIEEIGRQVNRSAQTANSAVENARATNAKVEGLVEAAQKIGDVVKLIQDIAEQTNLLALNATIEAARAGEAGKGFAVVANEVKSLATQTAKATEEISQQIGEIQSSTTDAASAIKSIGETVEEINDIASSISAAVEEQGAATQEIARNVQEASAGTQKVASNVASVSKTAAETGGSAGQVLDAAGHLAEQSENLRNEVDQFIAQIRTA, from the coding sequence ATGTCGATCAACTCTTTGAAGTCATTTGGAATTTCGCGCCGCGTTTTCCTGCTCATCGCCTTGGCGGCGCTGGGCATGATCGCGCTCACCGGGTTTCGGCTCTATCAGCTCGACGTCGGTCTGGTCGAGCAGAAGCGCACCGAACTGCGCCAGCTTGTGGAGAGTGCGATATCGGTTGCCGACGGCTACCAGCAGCGCGTCGGGGCCGGTGAGATGTCTCTGGAGGAAGCGCAAAGCGCCACCCTCGCCGCCATCGAGGCGATGCGCTACAACGGCTCGGACTATTTCTGGGTGAACGACTACGACGCCGTCGTGATCATGCATCCCATCAAGCCGGCGCTGAACGGCAAGGATCTCACCGGATTGCAGGACCCCAACGGGCTGTACATCTTCCGCGAGTTCGTAAAGGTCGTGAGAGATCAGGAAGCCGGCTACGTCGGATACTACTGGCCGAAGCCGGGCGCCGAGCAGCCCGTACCGAAGGAGTCCTTCGTGAAGGGTTTCGCGCCTTGGGGCTGGATCATCGGCAGCGGCGTCTACATCGACGACCTCGACGCGATCTTCTGGCAGCAGGCGAGGTTCGAGTCCGGCATCATCGCCGCGATGCTGCTGGTCATGGGCGTCATCTCCTTTTTCATCGCGCGCAGCATCACCCAGCCGATCAACGGCATGAGCGGCGCCATGCGCGCCCTGGCCACGGGTGATCTCGAGGTCGGTATTCCGGGTGTTGGCCGCCATGACGAGATCGGTGAGATGGCTGGCGCCGTCGAAGTGTTCAAGAACAACGCCATCGAGCAGAAGCGGCTGGAGGAGGAGAGCAAGCTCGCCTCCCAGCGCGCCGAGCAGGAGAAGCGCCAGGCCATGCGGAAGGTGGCCGACGACTTCGAGGCCAGCGTGAAGTCGGTGGTCGAATCGCTGTCCCACACCGCGACGGAGATGCAGGCGACGGCCAAGTCGATGTCCGCAGCCGCGGGCCAGACGGAAGAGCAGGCAGGCTCCGCTGCCAAGGCCTCGGAAGATGCTTCCGGCAACGTGCAGACGGTCGCCACCGCGGCCGAGGAGCTGTCGTCGTCCATCGAGGAAATCGGCCGTCAGGTCAACCGCTCGGCGCAGACCGCCAATTCGGCCGTGGAGAACGCCCGCGCGACCAACGCCAAGGTCGAAGGCCTGGTCGAGGCGGCGCAGAAGATCGGCGACGTGGTGAAACTGATCCAAGATATCGCCGAGCAGACCAACCTGCTGGCCCTCAACGCCACTATCGAGGCGGCGCGGGCCGGCGAGGCCGGCAAGGGCTTCGCGGTGGTGGCCAACGAGGTGAAGTCCCTGGCCACGCAGACGGCCAAGGCGACCGAGGAGATCTCGCAGCAGATCGGCGAGATCCAGTCTTCGACCACCGACGCGGCTTCCGCGATCAAGTCGATTGGCGAGACGGTCGAGGAGATCAACGACATCGCCAGTAGCATTTCCGCGGCGGTGGAGGAGCAGGGCGCGGCGACGCAGGAAATCGCGCGCAACGTCCAGGAAGCCTCCGCCGGCACGCAGAAGGTGGCGAGCAACGTGGCCTCGGTTTCCAAGACCGCGGCGGAAACCGGCGGATCGGCCGGCCAGGTTCTGGACGCTGCGGGGCACCTCGCCGAGCAGTCGGAAAACCTGCGCAATGAGGTCGACCAGTTCATCGCCCAGATCCGCACGGCTTAG
- the hutH gene encoding histidine ammonia-lyase, producing MQPGRLTLAEIYRFWRRPEKMSLDPDGYAALDRSAATVAAVVAEGRRVYGITTGFGSLARQTISADQVAELQTRLVLSHSCGTGAPLDERVVRLVLLLKINALSRGHSGIRSAVIDRLIRLLNDELYPVIPSQGSVGASGDLAPLAHLSAVLLGHGEISHAGNRRPAAEVLAEHGIEPIELAAKEGLALLNGTQVSTALALHGLFCAGDAFGAALTAGALSTDAALGSDTPFDPRIHELRGHPGQIAVAGWLRALLEGSEIRRSHLDCDRVQDPYSLRCQPQVMGAALDLLRNAAATLLREANAVSDNPLVFPDSGDVLSGGNFHAEPVAFAADTIALALAEIGALSERRIAMLTDATMSALPPFLVAEPGLNSGFMIAHVTAAALAAENKQLSHPASVDSLPTSANQEDHVSMATHGARRLTQMAANSARIVAIELLAAGQGIDLRRPLATSPGLSRAMTAIRGCAAFLDQDRALSGDIEKVAQIIEDGRFSGTFHDLAEDSAWLTADL from the coding sequence TTGCAGCCTGGCCGGCTGACGTTGGCTGAGATTTACCGCTTCTGGCGCCGCCCGGAGAAGATGTCCCTGGACCCGGACGGCTACGCAGCGCTCGACCGCTCGGCGGCGACCGTGGCGGCGGTAGTGGCCGAGGGACGCCGGGTTTACGGCATCACCACTGGCTTCGGCAGCCTGGCCCGGCAGACGATCTCCGCCGACCAGGTCGCCGAGCTGCAGACCCGTCTCGTCCTTTCGCATAGCTGCGGCACCGGCGCGCCGCTGGACGAGCGTGTCGTGCGCCTCGTCCTGCTGCTGAAAATCAATGCCCTCTCCCGCGGCCACTCGGGCATTCGCAGCGCGGTCATCGACCGCCTGATCCGGCTGCTCAACGACGAACTCTATCCCGTGATCCCGTCCCAGGGGTCGGTCGGCGCCTCGGGCGACCTGGCGCCCCTGGCGCACCTTTCCGCGGTGCTGCTGGGGCACGGCGAAATCAGCCACGCGGGCAACCGGCGCCCGGCCGCGGAGGTGCTGGCCGAGCACGGCATCGAGCCCATCGAGCTGGCCGCCAAGGAAGGCCTGGCGCTGCTGAACGGCACTCAGGTTTCCACGGCGCTGGCGCTGCACGGCCTGTTCTGCGCCGGCGACGCCTTCGGCGCGGCGCTGACCGCCGGCGCGCTCTCCACCGACGCGGCACTGGGCAGCGACACCCCCTTCGACCCGCGCATTCACGAACTGCGCGGCCACCCCGGGCAGATCGCGGTGGCCGGCTGGCTGCGCGCTTTGCTGGAGGGTAGCGAGATCCGCCGGTCCCATCTGGACTGCGACCGGGTGCAGGACCCCTACTCCCTGCGCTGCCAGCCGCAAGTCATGGGCGCCGCGCTGGACCTGCTGCGCAACGCCGCCGCCACCTTGCTGCGCGAGGCCAACGCCGTCTCCGACAACCCCCTGGTTTTCCCGGACAGCGGCGATGTTCTTTCCGGTGGCAACTTCCACGCCGAACCGGTGGCTTTCGCCGCCGACACCATCGCCCTGGCGCTGGCCGAGATCGGCGCTCTTTCGGAGCGGCGCATCGCCATGCTGACCGACGCCACCATGAGCGCCCTGCCGCCCTTCCTGGTGGCCGAGCCCGGCCTCAACTCAGGCTTCATGATCGCCCACGTGACGGCCGCCGCCCTGGCCGCCGAGAACAAGCAGCTCAGCCATCCCGCCAGCGTCGACAGCCTGCCCACCTCGGCCAACCAGGAAGATCACGTCTCCATGGCCACCCACGGCGCCCGGCGCCTGACCCAGATGGCGGCGAACAGCGCGCGCATCGTCGCCATCGAACTGCTGGCCGCCGGCCAAGGCATCGACCTGCGGCGCCCTCTGGCCACCTCACCCGGGTTGAGCCGGGCGATGACGGCAATCCGCGGCTGCGCCGCCTTCCTGGACCAGGATCGCGCCCTTTCCGGAGACATCGAGAAGGTTGCTCAGATCATCGAAGATGGCCGGTTTTCGGGAACCTTCCACGACCTAGCGGAAGACTCGGCCTGGCTTACCGCCGACTTGTGA
- a CDS encoding MarR family transcriptional regulator: MSCTPEKTPAFPLSASLPEAAEPEVGDFVLDEQVAHLLRRAHQRASALFLTVLADAQLTPTQFFAMARLHEMGKLSQNRLGRLAAMDPATIQGVIRRLHERGYIERLADPTDRRRMVLSLSPFGQETVMRLLADANRIGDEILAPLAPDEQRMFVRLLKRLV; the protein is encoded by the coding sequence TTGTCCTGCACTCCTGAGAAAACTCCCGCTTTTCCCCTGTCCGCCAGCCTGCCCGAGGCCGCCGAGCCTGAAGTCGGGGACTTCGTCCTCGACGAGCAGGTCGCGCACCTGCTGCGGCGGGCCCACCAGCGGGCCTCCGCCTTGTTCCTGACGGTCCTTGCCGACGCACAACTGACGCCGACCCAGTTCTTCGCCATGGCCCGGCTTCACGAGATGGGCAAGCTGTCTCAGAACCGGCTGGGCCGCCTCGCCGCCATGGACCCGGCTACCATCCAGGGCGTCATCCGCCGCCTGCACGAGCGCGGCTATATCGAGCGTCTGGCCGACCCGACCGACCGCCGGCGGATGGTTCTGAGCCTTTCCCCCTTCGGCCAGGAAACCGTGATGCGCCTGCTCGCCGACGCCAACCGGATCGGCGACGAAATTCTCGCGCCGCTCGCCCCGGATGAGCAGAGGATGTTCGTCCGCCTGCTCAAGCGGCTGGTCTGA
- a CDS encoding 2-oxoacid:ferredoxin oxidoreductase subunit beta, with product MNVATPPVLTAKDYASDQEVRWCPGCGDYAILKAVQKTLAEQQADTAKTVFISGIGCAARFPYYMSTYGFHTIHGRAPAIATGVKLTNPELDVWVVSGDGDALSIGGNHLLHALRRNVDLQILLFNNEIYGLTKGQYSPTSRVGTRSPSTPGGSIDTPVSAGAFALGAGAHFFARSVDTQQKHLPEILKRAKAHKGTSLVEIFQNCIVYNDGAFDGFTERTVAADMQVLLEHGKPMLFGKQNEKGLRLVAGKLALEVVTLGENGVTEADILVHDETDKVMAGMLAALQPPHMPVALGVLYCNPARSYETSVTDEVAAAQKSHPASLAELLHKGHTWTVS from the coding sequence ATGAATGTTGCGACACCCCCGGTTCTGACAGCCAAGGACTACGCCTCCGACCAGGAAGTGCGCTGGTGCCCGGGCTGTGGCGACTACGCCATCCTGAAAGCGGTCCAGAAAACACTGGCCGAGCAGCAGGCCGATACCGCGAAGACGGTCTTCATTTCCGGTATCGGCTGCGCGGCGCGCTTTCCCTATTACATGTCGACCTATGGATTCCACACGATCCATGGCCGCGCCCCGGCCATCGCGACCGGCGTGAAGTTGACCAATCCGGAACTCGACGTCTGGGTGGTCTCCGGCGACGGCGACGCGCTGTCCATCGGCGGCAATCATCTGCTGCACGCCTTGCGCCGCAATGTCGACTTGCAGATCCTGTTGTTCAACAACGAGATCTACGGCCTGACCAAGGGCCAGTACTCGCCGACTTCGCGCGTCGGCACCCGCTCGCCCTCGACGCCGGGCGGCTCCATCGACACGCCGGTCTCCGCCGGGGCTTTCGCGCTGGGTGCCGGCGCGCACTTCTTCGCGCGCTCGGTGGATACCCAGCAGAAGCACCTGCCGGAGATCCTGAAGCGCGCCAAGGCGCACAAGGGCACCTCCCTGGTGGAGATATTCCAGAACTGCATCGTCTACAACGACGGGGCTTTCGACGGATTCACCGAGCGCACGGTAGCTGCCGACATGCAGGTGCTGCTTGAGCACGGCAAGCCCATGCTCTTCGGCAAGCAGAACGAAAAGGGGCTGCGCCTCGTCGCCGGAAAGTTGGCTTTGGAGGTTGTCACGCTGGGCGAGAACGGCGTGACCGAGGCCGACATCCTGGTGCACGACGAGACCGACAAGGTGATGGCCGGCATGCTGGCGGCACTGCAGCCGCCGCACATGCCGGTGGCTCTTGGCGTCCTCTACTGCAATCCGGCGCGCAGCTATGAAACCAGCGTCACGGACGAAGTGGCGGCGGCGCAGAAGTCGCATCCCGCCAGTCTGGCCGAGCTGCTGCACAAGGGGCACACCTGGACTGTGTCCTAG
- a CDS encoding 2-oxoacid:acceptor oxidoreductase subunit alpha produces the protein MEGSTALVADSSGRRVLDSAVVRFAGDSGDGMQLTGSQFTLSTALAGNDLATFPDFPAEIRAPVGTTFGVSAFQINFGARVIKTSGDELDVLVAMNPAALKVNLVDVKPHGLLILDSGAFNERNFTKAGYENDPRSDGSLKDYRVFEVDMSQLTQDALKDSGLTKKEALRCKNLWALGLVYWMFGRDRQATVDWLNEKFRRRTEIANANIAALNAGHAFGETAEVGENLAAFSVPPAEIPPGLYRNITGAEALSWGLVAGAKGAELKLVFCSYPITPASSVLHALADLKDHGVVTFQAEDEIAAVCAAIGASYAGGVGVTSSSGPGVALKMEAVGLAISAELPLVIVNSQRAGPSTGMPTKTEQSDLYQSVFGRNGDAPLVVLAARSPADCFDVAIEAVRIATKYMTPVILLSDGYIANAAEPWRLPEAESLPRFPVAFETDPEGFHPFKRDPESLARAWAVPGTPGLEHRIGGIEKASDSGNISYDPANHQHMTDLRRDKVLGVAKDVPPQAFEAGGPDDKLVVVGWGSTYGPISRAVDNLRGEGLPVAHLHLRYIWPLPQNLEALLRGFDKILVPEMNDGQLVTLLRGEYLVPAESLSKVTGKPFKISEIEAAIRARLAAE, from the coding sequence ATGGAAGGTTCGACGGCGCTTGTGGCCGACTCCTCCGGCCGCCGGGTCCTCGATTCCGCTGTCGTGCGATTCGCCGGCGATTCCGGCGATGGCATGCAGCTCACCGGCAGCCAGTTCACCCTCTCAACCGCTCTGGCGGGCAACGACCTGGCGACTTTTCCGGATTTTCCGGCGGAGATCCGCGCCCCCGTCGGCACCACCTTCGGCGTCTCCGCCTTCCAGATCAACTTCGGTGCCCGAGTGATCAAGACCTCCGGCGACGAGCTGGACGTTCTGGTCGCCATGAATCCCGCGGCGCTCAAGGTCAATCTCGTCGACGTGAAACCGCACGGTCTGCTGATCCTCGATTCCGGCGCCTTCAACGAACGCAATTTCACCAAGGCGGGTTACGAGAACGATCCGCGCAGCGACGGCAGCCTCAAGGATTACCGTGTCTTCGAGGTCGACATGTCGCAGCTGACCCAGGATGCCCTGAAGGACAGCGGCCTGACTAAGAAAGAGGCGCTGCGCTGCAAGAACCTGTGGGCGCTGGGCCTGGTCTATTGGATGTTCGGCCGCGACCGCCAGGCGACGGTCGACTGGCTGAACGAGAAATTCCGGCGCCGCACGGAAATCGCCAATGCCAACATCGCCGCCCTGAATGCCGGCCACGCCTTCGGCGAGACCGCCGAGGTGGGTGAGAACCTGGCCGCCTTTTCCGTTCCGCCGGCAGAGATTCCGCCGGGACTATATCGCAACATCACCGGCGCGGAGGCGTTGTCCTGGGGACTGGTTGCCGGCGCCAAGGGGGCGGAGCTGAAGCTGGTGTTCTGCTCCTATCCGATCACGCCGGCGTCCTCGGTGCTGCACGCCCTGGCCGACCTCAAGGACCACGGCGTGGTGACGTTCCAGGCCGAAGACGAGATCGCCGCGGTCTGCGCGGCCATCGGCGCCTCCTATGCCGGCGGTGTCGGCGTCACCTCCAGTTCCGGTCCCGGCGTGGCGCTGAAGATGGAAGCCGTCGGGCTGGCCATTTCCGCCGAGCTGCCGCTGGTCATCGTGAATTCGCAGCGCGCCGGGCCCTCGACCGGCATGCCGACCAAGACCGAGCAGTCCGACCTCTACCAATCGGTCTTCGGGCGCAACGGCGACGCGCCGCTGGTGGTGCTGGCCGCGCGCTCGCCCGCCGACTGCTTCGACGTGGCCATCGAGGCCGTGCGCATCGCCACCAAGTACATGACGCCGGTGATCCTGCTGAGCGACGGCTACATCGCCAATGCCGCCGAGCCCTGGCGGCTGCCCGAAGCCGAAAGCCTGCCGCGCTTCCCGGTCGCCTTCGAGACGGATCCGGAAGGCTTCCATCCCTTCAAGCGCGATCCGGAAAGCCTGGCGCGTGCCTGGGCAGTGCCCGGCACCCCGGGCCTGGAACACCGCATCGGCGGCATCGAGAAGGCCAGTGACAGCGGCAACATCTCTTACGATCCGGCAAACCATCAGCATATGACCGACCTGCGCCGCGACAAGGTGCTGGGGGTCGCCAAGGACGTGCCGCCGCAGGCTTTCGAAGCCGGCGGCCCGGACGACAAGCTGGTGGTGGTCGGCTGGGGGTCGACCTACGGGCCGATCAGCCGCGCCGTCGACAACCTGCGCGGCGAGGGGCTGCCGGTCGCCCATCTGCACTTGCGCTACATCTGGCCGCTGCCGCAGAACCTCGAGGCCCTGCTGCGCGGCTTCGACAAGATCCTGGTGCCCGAGATGAACGACGGTCAGCTGGTCACCTTGCTGCGCGGCGAGTATCTGGTGCCCGCCGAGAGCCTGAGCAAGGTGACCGGAAAGCCATTCAAGATTTCCGAGATCGAGGCGGCAATTCGCGCCCGTCTCGCGGCCGAATAG
- a CDS encoding B12-binding domain-containing protein, giving the protein MADDDDLDLSTLDDDELVKQMHDDLYDGLKEEIEEAVHILLGRGWEPYRVLTEALVEGMRIVGIDFRDGILFVPEVLLAANAMKGGMFILRPLLAETGAPKLGTMVIGTVKGDIHDIGKNLVSMMMEGAGFEVIDLGINNPVENYLEALEEHKPDILGMSALLTTTMPYMKVVIDTMKEKGIRDDYVVLVGGAPLNEAFADAVGADAYCRDAAVAVETAKDFMKRRHNRQGAA; this is encoded by the coding sequence ATGGCGGACGACGACGATCTCGATCTCAGCACGCTCGATGACGACGAACTCGTCAAGCAGATGCACGACGATCTTTACGACGGACTCAAGGAAGAGATCGAGGAGGCCGTCCATATCCTGCTAGGGCGCGGCTGGGAACCTTACCGGGTCCTGACCGAGGCGCTGGTCGAGGGCATGCGCATCGTCGGCATCGACTTCCGCGACGGCATCCTCTTCGTGCCCGAGGTGCTGCTCGCGGCCAACGCCATGAAGGGCGGCATGTTCATCCTGCGCCCCCTGCTGGCGGAGACCGGCGCGCCGAAGCTCGGCACCATGGTCATCGGCACGGTGAAGGGCGACATCCACGACATCGGCAAGAACCTCGTCTCCATGATGATGGAAGGCGCCGGCTTCGAGGTCATCGACCTGGGCATCAACAACCCGGTGGAGAACTACCTGGAGGCCCTGGAGGAGCACAAGCCCGACATCCTCGGCATGTCGGCCCTGCTGACCACCACCATGCCCTACATGAAGGTCGTCATCGACACCATGAAGGAAAAGGGCATCCGCGACGACTACGTGGTCCTGGTCGGCGGCGCGCCGCTGAACGAAGCCTTCGCCGACGCCGTGGGCGCCGACGCCTATTGCCGCGACGCCGCCGTGGCGGTGGAAACGGCCAAGGACTTCATGAAGCGCCGGCACAACCGGCAAGGCGCCGCCTAG
- a CDS encoding DUF1638 domain-containing protein — MTVLQPSPGSAATSPQERTLLIACGALAREIVTLIRVNAWRHLTVSCLPASWHNTPGKIPEGVRRRIRDARGRYDHILVLYGDCGTGGKLDEVLAEEGVERIQGPHCYSFYAGNETFDAMHEEEPAAFYLTDYLVRHFERLIIQGLGIDRHPELLELYFGNYKKLVYLAQTEDAGLVAQAKAAAERLGLDYDYRFTGYGGLGRFIDRRLDLEEIREMAEGEAPGAAGWLG; from the coding sequence ATGACGGTCCTCCAACCTTCGCCCGGCAGCGCGGCCACGAGCCCGCAGGAACGCACGCTGCTCATCGCCTGCGGGGCGCTGGCGCGCGAGATCGTCACCCTGATCCGCGTCAACGCCTGGCGCCACTTGACGGTGAGCTGCCTTCCGGCGTCCTGGCACAACACGCCCGGCAAGATTCCCGAGGGCGTGCGCCGGCGCATCCGCGACGCCCGCGGGCGCTACGACCACATCCTGGTGCTCTACGGCGACTGCGGGACCGGCGGAAAGCTGGACGAGGTACTGGCCGAGGAAGGCGTCGAGCGCATCCAGGGGCCGCACTGCTATTCCTTCTACGCCGGCAACGAGACCTTCGATGCGATGCACGAGGAGGAGCCCGCGGCCTTCTACCTGACCGACTACCTGGTCCGCCATTTCGAGCGCCTGATCATCCAGGGCCTGGGCATTGACCGTCACCCGGAACTGCTGGAGCTGTACTTCGGCAACTACAAGAAGCTGGTCTACCTCGCGCAGACCGAGGATGCCGGACTGGTCGCCCAGGCCAAGGCCGCGGCGGAGCGCCTGGGCCTGGACTACGACTACCGCTTCACCGGCTACGGCGGGCTGGGCCGCTTCATCGACCGCCGGCTCGACCTGGAGGAAATCCGCGAGATGGCCGAGGGCGAGGCCCCGGGGGCAGCGGGATGGCTCGGCTGA
- a CDS encoding virulence factor: MARLTVLYWRDIPAQVVVKAGRRNAKVQLSERFEKAIDRAAMRAKLHGSDAYLEQWRRGAALDCGDDLEAEAEAAARRLETDYDDTRLAQLVAAGGEDTLQQSAP, encoded by the coding sequence ATGGCTCGGCTGACGGTCCTCTATTGGCGCGACATCCCCGCCCAGGTCGTCGTCAAGGCCGGGCGCAGGAACGCCAAGGTACAACTCAGCGAGCGCTTCGAGAAAGCGATCGACCGCGCGGCCATGCGCGCCAAGCTGCACGGCAGCGATGCCTACTTGGAGCAGTGGCGCCGCGGCGCCGCCCTCGACTGCGGCGACGACCTGGAAGCGGAGGCCGAAGCCGCCGCCCGGCGCCTGGAAACCGACTACGACGACACCCGCCTGGCACAGCTCGTCGCCGCCGGCGGCGAAGACACTCTTCAACAGTCCGCGCCGTGA